A single window of Mycolicibacterium madagascariense DNA harbors:
- the cobN gene encoding cobaltochelatase subunit CobN codes for MSTPVSPTPRVALLSTSDTDLLSARASGAHFSLGNPVRQELEPLMADAALVVLRVLGSSAEIASELAVLRGSGLPMVVLGGERQPSAELMECSTVPMGVAAQAHAYLAEGGPDNLAQMHAFLCDTVLLTGVGFEEPVVIPEWGMAEREETDRLRVGVLYYRAHEISGNAGFVHALVDAIDATGDAVGVPVFASSLRSAPQELFDAMGTLDALVVSVLAAGGSRPSGASAGGDDGSWDIERIAALDIPTLQGLCLTSSREDWLASTDGVTPLDSATQIAIPEFDGRIITAPFSFKEIDDDGLPHYVADPERCARVAGIAVNHARLRRIPNAEKKLALVLSAYPTKHSRVGNAVGLDTPASTVRLLHLLADQGYDVGDGFGVLDIDDETEAGDRLIHTLIAAGGQDADWLTSAQLTDAHVTVTAEQYAEWTAHLPAGLRDAMTEAWGPAPGSLFVNDRQELVLAALRAGNVVLMIQPPRGFGENPVAIYHDPDLAPSHHYLAAYRWLERGFGAHAVVHLGKHGSMEWLPGKNAALSAECATDATIGSLPLIYPFLVNDPGEGAQAKRRAHATIVDHLIPPMARAETYGDIARLEQLLDEYGNIASMDPAKLPAIRGEIWNLMRAAEMHRDLGLDDRPDDEEFDDFLLHVDGWLCEIKDAQIRDGLHVLGGAPQGEARVNLVLAILRASQVWGGRDHAVPGLRAALGLKDDAATTAVDEIESRARHLVEAMEAAGWDAAVAETLHDDPDVQQVLRFAATEVIPRLAGTAGELDAVIRALAGGFIRPGPSGSPLRGLVNVLPTGRNFYTVDPRAVPSRLAWQTGQAMAESLVQRYVDDTGSYPESVGLSVWGTSAMRTSGDDIAEVLALLGVRPEWDEASRRVSRLAVVSLDELARPRIDVTVRISGFFRDAFPHVVSMLDDAVRMVAELDEPDDQNFVAAHAKADLAEHGDERRSTTRIFGSKPGSYGAGILQVVEAGTWRDDKDLAEVYTAWGGFAYGRGLDGAAAADDMRTNYRRIKVAAKNVDTREHDIADSDDYFQYHGGMIATVRALTGSDPKAYVGDSTTPDAVRTRTLSEETARVFRSRVVNPRWISAMRRHGYKGAFELAATVDYLFGFDATAGVVQDWMYEKLAQEYVLDPTTREFLDTSNPWALHGIVERLQEAADRGLWADPSADTLAALAQAYLEVEGDLEDRDRGTVRQ; via the coding sequence ATGTCCACGCCCGTTTCCCCGACACCGCGCGTCGCGTTGCTGTCGACCTCCGACACCGACCTGCTGTCGGCACGCGCCAGCGGTGCGCACTTCAGTTTGGGCAACCCGGTACGCCAGGAACTCGAGCCGCTGATGGCCGACGCTGCCCTCGTCGTGCTGCGGGTGCTCGGCTCCTCCGCGGAGATCGCGTCGGAGCTCGCGGTGTTGCGCGGCAGCGGTCTGCCGATGGTCGTCCTCGGCGGCGAGCGGCAACCGAGCGCAGAGCTGATGGAGTGCTCGACGGTGCCGATGGGCGTCGCCGCGCAGGCGCACGCGTACCTCGCCGAGGGCGGCCCGGACAACCTCGCCCAGATGCACGCGTTCCTGTGCGACACGGTGCTGCTCACCGGCGTCGGCTTCGAGGAGCCGGTGGTCATTCCGGAATGGGGGATGGCCGAGCGTGAGGAGACCGACCGACTGCGGGTCGGCGTGCTGTACTACCGGGCGCACGAGATCAGCGGCAACGCCGGTTTCGTCCATGCCCTGGTCGACGCCATCGATGCGACGGGCGACGCCGTCGGCGTGCCGGTCTTTGCGTCCTCGCTGCGCAGCGCCCCGCAGGAACTGTTCGACGCGATGGGCACCCTCGATGCCCTGGTGGTCAGCGTGCTGGCCGCAGGCGGATCGAGGCCGTCGGGTGCGAGCGCAGGCGGCGACGACGGCTCCTGGGACATCGAACGCATTGCCGCCCTTGACATTCCGACTCTGCAGGGGCTGTGTCTGACCTCGTCGCGGGAGGACTGGCTGGCCAGCACCGACGGCGTCACGCCGCTGGACTCGGCCACCCAGATCGCGATTCCCGAGTTCGACGGACGCATCATCACCGCACCGTTCTCGTTCAAGGAGATCGACGACGACGGGCTGCCGCACTACGTGGCCGACCCCGAGCGGTGTGCGCGGGTCGCGGGGATCGCCGTCAACCATGCCCGGCTGCGCCGCATCCCGAACGCGGAAAAGAAACTGGCCCTTGTCCTTTCGGCGTATCCGACGAAGCACTCGCGGGTGGGCAACGCCGTGGGTCTGGACACCCCGGCGTCGACGGTGCGGCTGCTGCACCTGCTGGCCGATCAGGGGTACGACGTGGGCGACGGCTTCGGCGTGCTCGACATCGACGACGAGACCGAGGCCGGCGACCGGTTGATCCACACGCTGATCGCCGCGGGTGGCCAGGATGCGGACTGGCTCACCAGCGCCCAGCTGACCGACGCCCACGTCACGGTGACCGCCGAGCAGTATGCGGAGTGGACCGCGCACCTGCCCGCCGGCCTGCGCGACGCCATGACCGAGGCATGGGGCCCGGCGCCGGGCTCGCTATTCGTCAACGATCGCCAGGAGCTCGTACTGGCGGCGCTGCGGGCGGGCAACGTGGTGTTGATGATTCAGCCGCCCCGCGGTTTCGGCGAGAACCCCGTCGCGATCTACCACGACCCCGACCTGGCGCCCAGCCACCACTACCTCGCCGCATACCGTTGGCTGGAGCGGGGTTTCGGCGCTCACGCCGTCGTGCACCTCGGCAAGCACGGGTCGATGGAGTGGCTGCCCGGCAAGAACGCCGCACTCTCGGCCGAGTGCGCGACGGACGCGACGATCGGCTCGCTGCCGCTGATCTACCCGTTCCTGGTCAACGATCCCGGCGAGGGCGCGCAGGCCAAGCGGCGGGCGCACGCCACGATCGTCGACCACCTCATCCCGCCGATGGCGCGGGCCGAGACCTACGGCGACATCGCGCGGCTCGAACAGTTGCTCGACGAGTACGGCAACATCGCGTCGATGGACCCGGCGAAGCTGCCGGCCATCCGCGGCGAGATCTGGAATCTCATGCGGGCGGCGGAGATGCACCGCGACCTGGGCCTCGACGACCGACCCGACGACGAGGAGTTCGACGACTTCCTGCTGCACGTCGACGGTTGGCTGTGCGAGATCAAGGACGCGCAGATCCGCGACGGTCTGCACGTGCTCGGCGGTGCGCCGCAGGGCGAGGCCCGCGTCAACCTGGTGCTGGCCATCCTGCGGGCGTCGCAGGTGTGGGGCGGACGCGATCACGCGGTGCCGGGTCTGCGGGCCGCCCTGGGCCTGAAGGACGACGCCGCGACGACCGCGGTCGACGAGATCGAGTCGCGCGCACGGCATCTCGTCGAGGCGATGGAGGCGGCCGGCTGGGACGCGGCTGTCGCCGAGACGCTGCACGACGACCCGGACGTCCAGCAGGTGCTGCGATTCGCCGCCACGGAGGTGATCCCGCGCCTGGCGGGCACCGCAGGTGAGCTCGACGCCGTCATCCGCGCGCTGGCAGGCGGTTTCATCCGCCCGGGCCCGTCGGGGTCCCCGCTGCGTGGCCTGGTGAACGTGTTGCCGACGGGCCGCAACTTCTACACCGTCGACCCTCGCGCGGTCCCGTCCCGGCTGGCCTGGCAGACCGGGCAGGCGATGGCGGAGTCCCTGGTGCAGCGCTACGTCGACGACACGGGTTCCTACCCCGAGTCCGTCGGTCTGTCGGTGTGGGGGACCAGTGCGATGCGGACCTCGGGTGACGACATCGCCGAGGTACTGGCGCTTCTCGGCGTGCGCCCCGAATGGGACGAGGCGTCCCGGCGCGTCAGTCGGCTGGCCGTCGTCTCGCTCGACGAGTTGGCCAGGCCGCGCATCGACGTCACGGTGCGCATCTCGGGATTCTTCCGCGATGCGTTCCCGCACGTGGTGTCCATGCTGGACGACGCCGTGCGGATGGTGGCCGAACTCGACGAGCCGGACGACCAGAACTTCGTCGCCGCCCACGCCAAGGCCGACCTCGCCGAGCATGGTGACGAACGTCGTTCCACGACAAGGATATTCGGCTCCAAGCCGGGATCGTATGGGGCGGGCATCCTGCAGGTCGTCGAGGCGGGCACGTGGCGTGACGACAAGGACCTCGCCGAGGTGTACACGGCGTGGGGCGGTTTCGCGTACGGTCGCGGTCTCGACGGGGCGGCGGCCGCCGACGACATGCGCACCAATTACCGCCGGATCAAGGTGGCGGCCAAGAACGTCGACACCCGCGAGCACGACATCGCCGACAGCGACGACTACTTTCAGTACCACGGCGGCATGATCGCGACCGTGCGCGCGTTGACGGGCTCGGATCCCAAGGCCTACGTGGGGGATTCGACGACACCCGATGCGGTGCGCACCAGGACGCTGTCAGAGGAGACGGCGCGGGTGTTCCGGTCGCGGGTGGTGAACCCGCGCTGGATCTCCGCGATGCGGCGGCACGGCTACAAGGGTGCCTTCGAACTCGCCGCGACCGTCGACTATCTCTTCGGGTTCGACGCCACCGCGGGCGTCGTGCAGGACTGGATGTACGAGAAGCTCGCGCAGGAGTACGTGCTCGACCCGACCACGCGCGAGTTCCTGGACACGTCCAATCCGTGGGCACTGCACGGCATCGTCGAACGGCTGCAGGAGGCCGCCGACCGCGGGCTGTGGGCCGATCCGTCGGC
- a CDS encoding acetyl-CoA carboxylase biotin carboxylase subunit — translation MKRLFIANRGEIAVRIIRTAHDLGLETVLGASEADHEGYAAQLSDRVVAIGPEQACQSYLNVPAMVEAIERSGADAVHPGYGFLSEDPTFARTVEALGVTWVGPRPDTIALMGNNVSARAAAVAADVPVLPGSAAAIDPDADLEEQAAHIGYPVFIKAAAGGDGRGIRIVPTPDRLRPELRVAMAEASAAFGDPTVYLERYVDAARHVEVQILGDGRDVVHLFDRDCTLQRRGRKIVEEAPAPGLPDAVRTDMLAAAVRLGQSCDYRGVGTVEFLYDRGREAAYFIEMTTRLQVEHPVTEMVTGIDLVRQQLLIADGQRLGVAQHQVTCTGHAIEARINAENTAVGFAPSPGTVRDVRWPGGPGVRVDDGVTTGSVVSPYYDTLIAKVVAWDSHRDAALHRARRAVSEIRVDGISTTSSYVHSVLTHPRVQANDHDTGFLEHYAEPERIGAR, via the coding sequence GTGAAGCGCCTCTTCATCGCCAACCGCGGCGAGATCGCGGTGCGCATCATCCGCACCGCCCATGACCTCGGCCTCGAGACGGTGCTGGGCGCCAGCGAGGCCGACCACGAGGGCTATGCGGCGCAGCTGTCGGACCGGGTGGTGGCCATCGGTCCGGAGCAGGCGTGCCAGAGCTACCTGAACGTTCCCGCGATGGTCGAGGCGATCGAACGTTCGGGTGCCGACGCGGTCCATCCCGGGTACGGCTTCCTGTCCGAGGACCCGACGTTCGCGCGCACGGTGGAGGCACTCGGAGTCACCTGGGTGGGCCCGCGACCCGACACCATCGCCCTGATGGGCAACAACGTGTCGGCGCGCGCGGCGGCGGTGGCGGCGGACGTCCCCGTTCTCCCCGGCAGCGCAGCGGCGATCGACCCCGACGCCGACCTCGAGGAACAGGCGGCGCACATCGGCTACCCCGTCTTCATCAAGGCCGCGGCGGGTGGCGACGGCCGTGGGATACGCATCGTGCCGACGCCCGATCGGCTACGCCCCGAGCTGCGGGTCGCGATGGCCGAGGCGAGCGCCGCGTTCGGCGACCCCACCGTGTACCTCGAGCGGTACGTCGACGCGGCGCGTCACGTCGAGGTCCAGATCCTGGGCGACGGACGCGACGTCGTCCATCTCTTCGACCGCGACTGCACCCTGCAGCGCCGCGGTCGAAAGATCGTCGAGGAGGCGCCCGCCCCCGGACTCCCCGACGCCGTCCGCACCGACATGCTCGCCGCCGCCGTGCGACTCGGACAGTCCTGCGACTACCGGGGCGTCGGGACCGTCGAGTTCCTCTACGACCGCGGGCGCGAGGCGGCCTACTTCATCGAGATGACCACCCGTCTGCAGGTCGAGCACCCCGTCACCGAAATGGTCACCGGGATCGATCTCGTCCGCCAGCAGTTGCTCATCGCCGACGGGCAGCGCCTCGGCGTCGCGCAGCACCAGGTCACCTGCACGGGGCATGCGATCGAAGCACGCATCAACGCCGAGAACACCGCCGTGGGGTTCGCACCCAGCCCGGGCACGGTGCGGGACGTGCGCTGGCCCGGCGGACCGGGAGTCCGCGTCGACGACGGGGTGACGACGGGGTCCGTCGTCTCGCCCTACTACGACACGCTGATCGCGAAGGTCGTCGCCTGGGATTCCCACCGTGACGCAGCCCTGCACCGCGCGCGCCGCGCGGTCTCCGAGATCCGGGTCGACGGGATTTCGACGACGTCGTCCTACGTGCACTCCGTACTCACCCATCCCAGGGTGCAGGCCAACGACCACGACACCGGCTTTCTGGAGCACTACGCGGAACCAGAGCGGATCGGTGCGCGGTGA
- a CDS encoding acetyl-CoA carboxylase, protein MPEHEVPTPLPGVFYRHPGPGKPPYVSEGDVVDVGEPIGLVEIMKQFSEVKSTARGIVERFTVADCSEVRAGSVVAVVRADT, encoded by the coding sequence ATGCCCGAGCACGAGGTCCCCACTCCGCTCCCCGGGGTCTTCTATCGACATCCCGGCCCGGGCAAGCCGCCGTACGTCTCGGAGGGCGACGTGGTGGACGTTGGCGAGCCCATCGGTCTGGTCGAGATCATGAAGCAGTTCAGTGAGGTCAAGAGCACCGCCCGCGGGATCGTCGAACGATTCACCGTCGCCGATTGCAGCGAAGTGCGGGCCGGCAGCGTCGTGGCAGTGGTGCGGGCCGACACGTGA
- a CDS encoding helix-turn-helix domain-containing protein, whose amino-acid sequence MQLHDLLGNPGLEIRLRTATSAMRLRRTVTTVAATELMDPSAYLEGNELVTLAGIAMNFQDVRTWEAYVERLAAVSIAGIVFNSGVAHADVPNGLVLAGDELDIPVFEVAHPVNLLQVHRLVNDILNAEGSQLLRTSLQLADRCAELEAAGTTVLELLEQIRQVLDGEVGLVDGQGRLVASQPPSMAWGPCGSGAPAEDGSSEHVRLLNSVRGRGSFSIVVRSAKSASTIDALLGPVGSIVSLHLNSTAEQYTVENDRIIAFIEQMRQPQGDTLRQTKKLMRLAGFDTAKPTIVVTTRTGPDRHDAWRMRLQFVDLFPALGVAESEDYVFLIGQGFGDGSLTTKEVLHRLRETAPRRPAIVTAPMPDLQSLRTAMLASPLQLLRTSEPVIGRGFDISSVLATALNAGGVDQAINFLRPLDVYDKTADYELMRTLRAYLDADGSPSKTAAALFIHRNSLLYRLNRISELLGVSLRTLEGKTACAVALAIWDMQQASAEISRTPLERRHPLPVATAAAALGPPALR is encoded by the coding sequence GTGCAGCTGCACGATCTGCTTGGCAATCCCGGTCTCGAAATCCGTCTGAGGACTGCCACCAGTGCGATGCGGCTGCGTAGGACCGTCACGACGGTCGCGGCGACCGAGCTGATGGACCCCTCGGCGTACCTGGAGGGCAACGAACTCGTCACCCTGGCGGGCATCGCCATGAACTTCCAGGACGTGCGTACCTGGGAGGCCTACGTCGAACGCCTGGCCGCGGTGTCGATCGCCGGCATCGTGTTCAACTCCGGCGTGGCGCACGCCGACGTCCCCAACGGGCTGGTGCTGGCCGGAGACGAGCTCGACATCCCGGTCTTCGAGGTCGCGCACCCCGTCAACCTCCTGCAGGTGCACCGCCTGGTGAACGACATCCTGAATGCGGAGGGCAGTCAGCTGCTCCGGACGTCGCTGCAGCTGGCCGATCGATGTGCCGAGTTGGAGGCCGCGGGGACGACCGTGCTGGAGCTGCTGGAACAGATCCGGCAAGTGCTCGACGGCGAAGTGGGACTCGTCGACGGCCAGGGCCGGCTGGTCGCCAGTCAGCCCCCGTCGATGGCATGGGGCCCGTGCGGGTCCGGCGCGCCCGCCGAGGACGGGTCGTCCGAACACGTGCGCCTGTTGAACTCCGTGCGCGGGCGCGGCAGCTTCTCCATCGTGGTGCGGTCGGCCAAGAGCGCGTCCACGATCGACGCGCTGCTCGGGCCGGTGGGGTCGATCGTCAGCCTGCACCTGAACTCGACCGCCGAGCAGTACACCGTGGAGAACGACCGCATCATCGCCTTCATCGAGCAGATGCGCCAGCCTCAGGGCGACACCCTTCGGCAGACGAAGAAGCTCATGCGTCTCGCCGGCTTCGACACCGCCAAGCCGACCATCGTGGTCACCACGCGGACCGGGCCCGACCGCCACGATGCGTGGCGCATGCGCCTGCAGTTCGTCGATCTCTTCCCCGCCCTCGGGGTGGCCGAGTCGGAGGACTACGTCTTCCTGATCGGGCAGGGCTTCGGCGACGGCAGTCTCACCACGAAGGAGGTGCTGCATCGGCTCAGGGAGACGGCGCCGCGCCGACCGGCCATCGTCACCGCGCCGATGCCCGACCTGCAAAGCCTGCGCACCGCGATGCTGGCCTCGCCGCTGCAGTTGCTCCGCACGTCCGAACCCGTCATCGGCCGCGGTTTCGACATCTCGTCGGTGCTGGCCACCGCGTTGAACGCCGGTGGCGTCGATCAGGCCATCAACTTCCTGCGTCCGCTGGACGTCTACGACAAGACCGCCGACTACGAGCTGATGCGGACGTTGCGGGCCTACCTCGACGCCGACGGCAGTCCGAGCAAGACCGCGGCGGCGCTGTTCATCCACCGCAACTCGCTGCTGTACCGGCTGAACCGGATCAGCGAGCTGCTCGGGGTCTCGCTGCGGACACTCGAGGGCAAGACGGCGTGCGCCGTGGCGCTGGCCATCTGGGACATGCAGCAGGCGAGCGCGGAGATCAGCCGCACCCCGTTGGAGCGCAGACACCCCCTGCCCGTCGCCACGGCGGCTGCTGCGCTCGGGCCACCTGCACTACGCTGA